DNA from Rhodothermales bacterium:
TGACGAGGAGGTCGTAAGCTTCCGTCCGGGGTTCGTATCCCCAGTCCGCCAGGCCGCAGAGGTGCTGAACGACCGGCATCAAGATGACGGCAATCACTACCCGCGCAACGAGACGCACTACCATGGAATACGGAGGCATGGTCAGCTCAGATGGATTCCTGGTTGTCACGGACCAATACTGAACAGGTTCCCTCGTTACCACACGGGCGGTCGTTCGATCGGTCAAATTGAACGTCAGGCCCGTGTGCCTTTTACGACCACAAACGCGCCCGTGCCGTAGCCATTCACCACCGGATCCGGGTGGTCCATGGTCTCGGCGTCTCGGAAGATCGTTTGAACAAACTGAAGCGGCGTGAAGCCGGCCGCAAACAGATGCCTGGCCACTTCATCGACCGCGTGGAAGTGCGCGTGCCGATAAAACAGGCTCTCGTTCTTCCGCAACTCGTACTCCTTACCCAACGAACTCGCACGATCGATAAATCCAACCACGATACAACCGCCCGGGCGAATCACCCGGTGCGCTTCCTGGAAAGCCTGGTCGATGTCCTCTACAAAACAGATCGTCGTAACCATGAGGACACCGTCGAACGAGTGATCCGGGAAGGGGAGGGCCTCCGCGGTGCCATCCAGCACTTCGATACCACGTTCCAGGGCAATCGCCCGCATTGCCGGCGAGGGCTCCACCCCGAGTTGGATGCCCAGCGGCGCCGCGAACCGGCCGGTGCCGACGCCGACCTCGACAAACTCGCCCGTCGGGGGTAGCAATTCACGGACGGCTTCGATCTCCGAAGCATACGCGTAGGGGTGGGAAGTAAACCAGGCGTCGTACAGGGCGCTTCGCTGCTCAAACGGATTTACATCTGGCATGACGATGCCTCACAGGGAGTAGGCTATTCAGGCTGAGAATGCCTTCGGTCGATCAGTGCGTTGACCAGAGAAGCGACTTCGGGCAGTCGTCGGGGCAAGGTCATAGTTGCTCCCTTTTGAGAAGCTGAGCGTTGATCGCCACGACCACAGTACTCGCGGACATCAATACCGCGCCCACGGCCGGAGTGAGAAGGATACCCCACGGGGCAAGCACGCCAGCCGCCAGGGGAATGGCGAAGATGTTGTAACCCGCCGCCCACCAGAGGTTCTGGAGCATCTTCCGGTAGGTCGCGCGGGACAACGCGACGATCTTCGGGATGTCGCGCGGGTCGGATCGTACCAGCACGATGTGACCGGCCTCCACGGCGACATCGGTGCCGGCGCCGATCGCGATCCCGATATCGGCGGTGGCCAGGGCCGGGGCATCGTTCACGCCGTCACCCACCATCGCGACTTTCTTTCCCTGATTCTGCAGCTCGCGTACCTTGGCGGCCTTGTCCTCGGGCAGGACCTGCGCGAACACGGTGTCGATGCCCAGTTCAGCGGCGACGGCATCCGCGACGGCTTGTGCGTCACCGGTGAGCATGGCCACTTCGATTCCTCGAGCGTGCAGCGCGCGAATAGCCTCGCGGCTCTCCTCGCGGATAGCGTCCGCTACGGCGAATACCGCCAGTGCCTTGCCGTCTCTGATCAGATAAATGGCGGCCTGCCCTCGGCTGGCCGCCGCGTCGGCGGCGGCGCGAAGCGTGTCCGACACCTGGGCGTTCTCTGCCTTGAGGAGCGCGGGGCCGCCCATATGATACTCAACGCCTTCGACCGATGCGGCAACACCCTTCCCGGTCACGGCCCGGAATCCGTCCGATGGCGGCACGTCGAGCGTGCGTTCTATCGCCGTCTTTACAATGCCACGAGCGATCGGGTGTTCGGACTCCGACTCCACTCCGGCCGCGATACGGAGCAAGTTCTCGTCGGACTCCCCGTCGGCCACCGACAGCTCTACCACTCGGAACTCTCCCAATGTGAGCGTTCCGGTCTTGTCGAAAATCACAGTATCCAGGTTTCTGGCTTCTTCCAGCCCGCGCCGATCCCGCACGAGCAGGCCATTGCGCGCGCCCAGGGTCGTGGAGATGGCGACAACCAGCGGCACGGCCAGGCCGAGAGCGTGTGGACAGGCGATCACCAGGACCGTCACCATACGAATGATGGAGAAGTCGATCGACGCACCGAGGAAATACCACACCACCCATGTGACCGCGCCGGCGACGATGGCCACCCCGGTCAGGGTCCTGGCCGCCCGGTCGGCCAGATGCTGGGCCCGGGATTTTGATGTTTGCGCGTCGGCCACGAGCCGCATAATGCCTGAAAGCTTGGTCTTTTCACCGGTGCCGGTGACCTGAATGCGCAGAGAACCCTCCCCATTGACGGTCGCGGCGATGACGGCGTCGCCCTCCCTCTTTTTTACCGGCCTGGACTCGCCAGTAATAAAGGCTTCGTTGAGATCGCTCGTCCCTTTCTGGACGAGGCCGTCCGCTGGCACGCTCTCGCCGGGGCGGACCAGCACGATATCACCCTCCCGCAGCTCGCTGACCGGGACGGTCTCTTCACCCTGCTCTGAGATTCGAGTCGCGGTGTCCGGGAGTAACTTCGCGAGTTCCTGGAGCGCACCCTGTGCCTGTGAGATCGAGCGCATCTCGATCCAGTGGCCCAGCAGCATGATGGTCACCAACGTGGCCAGCTCCCACCAGATGGCATCCGCTCGAAGGAAACCGAGCTGGACCACCCACGAGAAAAGGAAAGCTACCGAAATGGCGAGGGAGATGAGGGTCATCATCCCTGGCAGTCGCGCCTTCAGCTCGCGCCATGCTCCTTTCAGAAAGACCAGGCCGCCGTAGAAAAAGACGGCCGTGCCGAGGACAGGCGATATCCACGTAGATCCGGGGAACGCGGGCGCCTCGTAGTGAAAGATCATCTGGATATGCGCTGCCCAGAGGACGACCGGAACGGAGAGGAGCAGGGAGAGCCAGAACTTGTCACGAAACATCTCCGGGCTGTGACCTGCATGCTGGTCGTGGCTTTCATGACCTTCCGACGTCTTCTGGTGCCCGCCAGGCTCCTTGCCGCCGGCGGGCGGCGCGACGTGATGGCTATGATCGTGGTGGCTGTTTGGGTTCATGGGGGTCGCCTCCTCAATCGTGAATGACAGGCCTTATGCATCCAGGGAGGAGACACATTGTGTCCGCGCAACCCTGATTGTCGGGAAAAAATGTCATACGGCTTTACTACAGGCATACTACTGAACATCTTATCGAAATGGAACAGCGGCAGGTGACGGAATCAAGTCGGGTACCCTGACAGGGAGCGGTTATTGGATGACACTGGCCAAGATTCCCGGCGATGTGCATGCGAGGCGGCGGCCGCGCAGCTCTCTCCTATGGTGGGGGGGAGTCGTTCAACTCGTGTCGCCGTATATTGAATCGCCCCGAGTTTTCGGAGACCGGGTTATCCGAGAAATACC
Protein-coding regions in this window:
- a CDS encoding class I SAM-dependent methyltransferase, which gives rise to MPDVNPFEQRSALYDAWFTSHPYAYASEIEAVRELLPPTGEFVEVGVGTGRFAAPLGIQLGVEPSPAMRAIALERGIEVLDGTAEALPFPDHSFDGVLMVTTICFVEDIDQAFQEAHRVIRPGGCIVVGFIDRASSLGKEYELRKNESLFYRHAHFHAVDEVARHLFAAGFTPLQFVQTIFRDAETMDHPDPVVNGYGTGAFVVVKGTRA
- a CDS encoding copper-translocating P-type ATPase; the encoded protein is MNPNSHHDHSHHVAPPAGGKEPGGHQKTSEGHESHDQHAGHSPEMFRDKFWLSLLLSVPVVLWAAHIQMIFHYEAPAFPGSTWISPVLGTAVFFYGGLVFLKGAWRELKARLPGMMTLISLAISVAFLFSWVVQLGFLRADAIWWELATLVTIMLLGHWIEMRSISQAQGALQELAKLLPDTATRISEQGEETVPVSELREGDIVLVRPGESVPADGLVQKGTSDLNEAFITGESRPVKKREGDAVIAATVNGEGSLRIQVTGTGEKTKLSGIMRLVADAQTSKSRAQHLADRAARTLTGVAIVAGAVTWVVWYFLGASIDFSIIRMVTVLVIACPHALGLAVPLVVAISTTLGARNGLLVRDRRGLEEARNLDTVIFDKTGTLTLGEFRVVELSVADGESDENLLRIAAGVESESEHPIARGIVKTAIERTLDVPPSDGFRAVTGKGVAASVEGVEYHMGGPALLKAENAQVSDTLRAAADAAASRGQAAIYLIRDGKALAVFAVADAIREESREAIRALHARGIEVAMLTGDAQAVADAVAAELGIDTVFAQVLPEDKAAKVRELQNQGKKVAMVGDGVNDAPALATADIGIAIGAGTDVAVEAGHIVLVRSDPRDIPKIVALSRATYRKMLQNLWWAAGYNIFAIPLAAGVLAPWGILLTPAVGAVLMSASTVVVAINAQLLKREQL